A window of Deltaproteobacteria bacterium contains these coding sequences:
- a CDS encoding ferredoxin, translating to MIRARFEVAEDDCIGCGLCEKRAPENLRMPAGGVVATVVKQPADEAETSACQEAADYCPMGALHPLEPS from the coding sequence ATGATCCGGGCCCGCTTCGAGGTGGCGGAGGACGACTGCATCGGCTGCGGCCTCTGCGAGAAGCGGGCGCCGGAGAACCTCCGGATGCCTGCCGGCGGGGTCGTCGCCACCGTCGTGAAGCAGCCGGCGGACGAGGCGGAAACGTCGGCGTGTCAGGAGGCGGCCGACTACTGTCCCATGGGGGCTCTCCACCCCCTCGAACCGAGCTGA